ttaggaAAATTGTCAAAATAACCATTATAATGTAAGCCTCATACAAAACAACACACAAAGAACAACGATAAAATCAAGATTATTAGCACAAACAAAAAATCATAACCCACATTATCACAATGACCCAGAACTTAAGGAAATAATTGATAAATTGAACGAAGAAGCAATAAAGATATACCAACAAACTCATGATCCATATAAACAATTGAAAGAAGTAGTAGAAAAAAACGGAACAAAATTAACAGGTGGAAATGGTACAGAACCTATATTAAAGATAGAAAAAGATTTATTGGATACATATGAAGAAATATTTGgtgaagaaaataatataatgttaAAATCGAGTATGTACCCAAATGGTGATGACAAATATTCATCATGTGAATGTAATGGTactaataatatgaaaGTAGCAAGCGCAAAAGGAAAggataaatatttaaaacatCTAAAACACAGATGTATAGGTGGAATATGTTCTTGCTCAGTAGGTAGTGCAATCTTAACATATATAGGTTTGGTATTGGCAAAATCTAATATCCTTGCTTACTTTGATGTCTTAATTGATGCTTGTAAGACGTATGCATCATATATCACTATGTCTAATATGTTTAATGATGCATCTATTTTAGCAGCTATAAAAGCAGGCACTGCAGGAGGCACTACAGCAGGTGGTACAACATGTGCAAGTGTTGCTAATATAGCAATAAAAGCTTCAGATATTGCTGTTGCCACATTTCCCCCTTATGGTATTGCAGCTTTGGTTATACTTATATTAGTTATTGTACTTATAATATTGTACATATGGTTGTatagaagaagaaaaaatt
This region of Plasmodium reichenowi strain SY57 chromosome Unknown, whole genome shotgun sequence genomic DNA includes:
- a CDS encoding stevor → MNIYFVKILLFTFLINILVLPYYENCQNNHYNVSLIQNNTQRTTIKSRLLAQTKNHNPHYHNDPELKEIIDKLNEEAIKIYQQTHDPYKQLKEVVEKNGTKLTGGNGTEPILKIEKDLLDTYEEIFGEENNIMLKSSMYPNGDDKYSSCECNGTNNMKVASAKGKDKYLKHLKHRCIGGICSCSVGSAILTYIGLVLAKSNILAYFDVLIDACKTYASYITMSNMFNDASILAAIKAGTAGGTTAGGTTCASVANIAIKASDIAVATFPPYGIAALVILILVIVLIILYIWLYRRRKNSWKHECKKHLCK